The following coding sequences are from one Pelagovum sp. HNIBRBA483 window:
- the ssb gene encoding single-stranded DNA-binding protein has product MAGSVNKVIIVGNLGRDPEVRTFQNGGKVVNLRIATSETWKDKSTGERRERTEWHSVAIFSEPVGRIAEQYLRKGSKVYIEGQLETRKWQDQSGQDRYTTEVVLRPYRGELTLLDGRNDSGGGGGDGDGDDRGGYGGGGSYGGGGFDGGSSQQGGGRSDMDDEIPF; this is encoded by the coding sequence ATGGCCGGTTCTGTCAATAAAGTTATCATCGTTGGAAATCTCGGGCGCGACCCTGAAGTCCGCACATTCCAGAACGGCGGTAAGGTGGTTAACCTTCGCATCGCCACCTCCGAGACGTGGAAGGACAAGAGCACTGGCGAACGCCGCGAACGCACTGAATGGCACTCCGTGGCAATCTTCTCTGAACCTGTTGGCCGGATCGCAGAGCAATATCTGCGTAAGGGATCGAAGGTTTACATCGAAGGCCAGCTTGAAACCCGTAAATGGCAGGACCAGAGCGGGCAAGATCGGTACACAACGGAAGTGGTCTTGCGCCCCTATCGTGGCGAGCTCACTTTGCTTGATGGACGCAACGACAGCGGCGGCGGGGGCGGTGATGGTGATGGTGATGATCGCGGCGGCTATGGCGGCGGTGGAAGCTATGGTGGTGGCGGATTCGACGGTGGATCGTCGCAGCAAGGTGGCGGCCGCAGCGACATGGACGACGAAATCCCCTTCTAA
- the trmFO gene encoding methylenetetrahydrofolate--tRNA-(uracil(54)-C(5))-methyltransferase (FADH(2)-oxidizing) TrmFO: protein MTQEIHIVGGGMAGSEAAWQAAEAGAQVVIHEMRPKVGTFAHRTGNLAEMVCSNSFRSDDDEQNAVGLLHWEMRQANGLIMSTAARHRLPAGGALAVDRDPFSETVTNTLKAHPNIKISYKEITDLPEDGHWIIATGPLTSEGLGAAIARETGRDALAFFDAIAPIVYFDSLNMDVAWLQSRYDKGDTEEERTAYINCPMTKPQYEAFIDALLDADKTEFHEGETAGYFDGCLPIEVMAERGRETLRHGPMKPIGLTNKHHPDEKPYAVVQLRRDNALGTLYNIVGFQTKMKYGAQTSVFKMIPGLEDAQFARLGGIHRNTFINSPTLLDAQMRLRSKPNIRFAGQITGVEGYVESAAIGLLAGRMAAAEICGQTLPPIPVTTAMGALVSHITGGADAKTFQPMNVNFGLFPPLDGVKGGRRGRKERYKGYTDRAKADWSSWLAQSSLDAA, encoded by the coding sequence ATGACACAAGAGATACATATCGTTGGCGGCGGCATGGCCGGCTCAGAAGCCGCATGGCAAGCTGCAGAGGCAGGCGCACAGGTCGTCATTCACGAAATGCGCCCAAAAGTTGGGACTTTTGCACATCGGACCGGCAATCTTGCCGAGATGGTTTGCTCAAACTCGTTCCGATCTGATGATGACGAGCAAAACGCGGTTGGCCTGCTCCACTGGGAGATGCGTCAGGCGAACGGTCTAATCATGAGTACTGCCGCGCGCCACAGGCTTCCCGCCGGCGGGGCATTGGCGGTGGACCGCGATCCATTTTCGGAAACGGTCACAAACACCCTCAAGGCGCACCCGAATATCAAGATTTCCTACAAGGAGATCACTGATCTACCCGAGGACGGGCACTGGATCATTGCCACAGGCCCGCTTACATCGGAAGGGCTTGGTGCCGCTATCGCGCGCGAAACCGGACGCGATGCGCTGGCCTTTTTCGATGCGATTGCGCCGATTGTCTATTTCGACAGCTTGAATATGGATGTTGCTTGGCTCCAGTCCCGCTATGACAAAGGGGACACTGAGGAAGAACGCACGGCCTACATTAACTGCCCGATGACAAAGCCCCAATACGAGGCTTTCATTGATGCGCTGCTCGACGCTGACAAGACTGAATTCCACGAAGGCGAAACAGCTGGCTATTTTGACGGTTGCCTTCCTATCGAAGTGATGGCGGAACGGGGGCGCGAGACACTGCGTCACGGGCCAATGAAACCCATCGGCCTAACGAACAAGCATCACCCCGATGAGAAGCCCTATGCAGTCGTGCAGTTGCGACGCGATAATGCATTGGGAACATTATACAACATTGTCGGGTTTCAAACCAAGATGAAGTACGGCGCGCAAACATCTGTTTTCAAGATGATTCCGGGCCTCGAAGATGCGCAATTCGCAAGGCTTGGCGGCATTCATCGGAACACATTTATCAATTCCCCAACGCTATTGGACGCTCAAATGAGGCTGCGTTCCAAACCGAACATCCGGTTTGCCGGTCAGATCACCGGCGTTGAGGGATATGTCGAAAGTGCCGCAATTGGTCTGCTCGCCGGACGCATGGCGGCGGCCGAGATCTGCGGCCAGACGCTTCCGCCTATCCCTGTGACAACCGCGATGGGAGCTCTTGTCTCACACATTACCGGCGGGGCGGATGCCAAGACCTTCCAACCGATGAACGTCAACTTTGGCCTGTTTCCACCGCTGGATGGGGTCAAGGGTGGTCGTCGCGGACGGAAAGAGCGCTACAAGGGATATACTGATCGGGCCAAGGCGGATTGGAGTTCTTGGCTGGCGCAATCCTCACTGGACGCAGCCTAG
- the aroB gene encoding 3-dehydroquinate synthase, with protein MSIETIHVGLPGREYDIRVGRELLDRASEEIAPFLKRQRVAILTDANVAALHLQQLTQNLEAAGVKVASLILPAGETTKSWDGLTQAVEWILEQQIERSDLVIALGGGVIGDLAGFAAAIVRRGIRFVQIPTSLLAQVDSSVGGKTGINTRQGKNLVGAFHQPVSVLADTALLDTLSERDFLAGYGEVVKYGLLGDAAFFEWLEVNGPLLAKGDHDARNYAVRRSCEMKADIVVRDETEQGDRALLNLGHTFCHALEAATGYSDRLLHGEGVAIGCALAFELSARLGLCSQEDPSRVRAHLKAMGMKTDIADISGELPNADGLLALMAQDKKVQDGKLRFIMARGLGAAFVTSDVPKDAVLAVLSDALNARQ; from the coding sequence ATGAGCATCGAAACTATTCACGTCGGCCTTCCGGGGCGCGAATATGACATCCGCGTTGGTCGCGAACTGCTTGATCGCGCAAGTGAAGAAATTGCACCGTTCCTGAAGCGACAGCGCGTCGCAATCCTAACAGACGCTAATGTCGCCGCACTTCACCTCCAACAACTGACGCAAAATCTCGAAGCGGCAGGGGTGAAGGTGGCGTCGCTTATCCTCCCCGCAGGCGAAACCACAAAGTCTTGGGACGGCCTAACTCAGGCTGTTGAATGGATTTTGGAGCAGCAGATCGAACGTAGTGATCTGGTGATTGCGCTCGGTGGGGGCGTAATTGGCGATTTGGCGGGTTTCGCCGCAGCGATTGTCAGACGGGGGATCCGTTTTGTGCAAATACCGACCAGCCTTCTTGCGCAGGTCGATAGCTCCGTCGGCGGTAAAACAGGCATTAATACGCGCCAGGGGAAGAACCTCGTTGGTGCTTTTCATCAGCCGGTTAGTGTTCTTGCTGATACCGCGCTCCTCGACACGTTATCTGAGCGGGATTTTCTCGCCGGCTACGGTGAGGTGGTCAAATATGGCCTGCTTGGTGATGCCGCTTTCTTCGAATGGCTTGAGGTGAATGGCCCGCTCCTCGCAAAGGGAGATCACGATGCGCGCAACTACGCGGTGCGGCGCTCCTGTGAGATGAAGGCCGACATCGTGGTGCGCGATGAGACGGAGCAGGGGGACCGCGCGCTTCTTAACCTTGGGCATACATTCTGTCATGCGTTGGAAGCCGCTACGGGCTACTCTGACCGCCTTCTACATGGTGAAGGCGTGGCAATAGGCTGCGCCCTTGCCTTCGAGCTTTCCGCCCGTCTGGGGCTATGTTCGCAGGAAGATCCGAGCCGAGTGCGCGCGCACCTCAAGGCAATGGGAATGAAAACCGACATTGCCGATATCTCGGGTGAGCTTCCTAATGCCGACGGTTTGTTGGCGCTGATGGCGCAAGACAAAAAGGTTCAAGACGGCAAGCTGCGGTTCATCATGGCACGCGGTTTGGGCGCTGCATTTGTAACCTCGGATGTACCCAAGGATGCGGTGCTTGCTGTGCTGAGTGATGCTCTAAACGCTCGACAATAA
- the gluQRS gene encoding tRNA glutamyl-Q(34) synthetase GluQRS produces the protein MKTRFAPSPTGPLHLGHAFSAITAYNLAQTESGEFLLRIEDIDQTRARAYWEEQIYTDLKWLGLSWPDPVMRQSERQETYEQVLDRLWNDGFLFACDCSRRDIKEAASAPQEGGAPVIGADGIVYPGTCRDKLRPPRRPALALRLNMAKAVARVPKVLKWAEFGEDGGVIEIATETLIENIGDVVLARRDMGVAYHLAVVIDDAEQEISRVVRGADLQPATPIHVLLQHLLNLPVPDYHHHRLIRDETGKRLAKRDDARAIGKYRDEGFSPNEIRNLIGL, from the coding sequence ATGAAGACCCGATTTGCACCCTCACCTACCGGCCCATTGCACCTCGGCCACGCGTTCTCGGCAATCACCGCGTATAACCTCGCGCAGACCGAGAGCGGTGAGTTCCTTCTGCGGATCGAAGATATCGATCAAACGCGAGCCCGCGCGTATTGGGAGGAGCAGATCTATACTGACCTGAAATGGCTGGGCCTGTCATGGCCTGATCCGGTCATGCGGCAGTCAGAGCGTCAAGAAACCTATGAGCAAGTGTTGGACCGCCTTTGGAATGATGGGTTCCTTTTCGCATGCGATTGTTCGCGGCGTGATATCAAGGAAGCTGCATCGGCGCCGCAAGAAGGCGGGGCACCTGTCATCGGTGCTGACGGTATTGTCTATCCCGGTACTTGTCGTGATAAACTCCGCCCTCCAAGGCGCCCTGCCCTCGCCCTCCGCCTCAACATGGCCAAGGCAGTCGCGCGAGTGCCGAAAGTCCTGAAATGGGCAGAGTTTGGCGAAGACGGGGGCGTGATCGAAATCGCAACCGAGACGCTGATCGAGAACATTGGCGATGTGGTGCTGGCGCGACGGGATATGGGGGTTGCCTACCATCTGGCGGTCGTCATCGACGACGCTGAACAAGAGATTTCACGCGTTGTGCGTGGAGCAGACCTTCAACCGGCGACACCAATCCATGTCTTGCTTCAGCACCTTTTGAACCTGCCAGTACCGGATTACCATCACCATCGGCTTATCAGGGACGAGACGGGGAAACGGCTCGCCAAACGGGACGATGCGCGGGCAATTGGCAAGTACCGCGACGAGGGATTCTCACCAAATGAGATTAGAAATTTGATCGGGTTATAG
- a CDS encoding class I SAM-dependent methyltransferase, which produces MSETPRFEPHLWTERSVEETLSVYKNWAASYDEDIAARGYRTPARIADMLTRFLPAQHGPVLDYGCGTGVSGEALANVGIGPLHGTDISQEMITIAEAKGVYERLWKSKPEHPPARAGDYAAIVAAGVISVGAAPPETVPLLASCLAPGGLLVFSFNDPTLADGRFDACLQSTIDDGTVAQVARETGPHLENSGMNADVILLRRL; this is translated from the coding sequence ATGAGCGAAACTCCGCGTTTTGAACCGCATCTTTGGACAGAGCGATCTGTCGAAGAAACACTCTCGGTCTACAAAAATTGGGCTGCGAGCTATGATGAAGATATCGCCGCGCGTGGATACCGTACCCCTGCCCGCATTGCCGATATGCTAACGCGGTTTCTTCCTGCTCAACACGGCCCAGTGCTCGACTACGGCTGCGGGACCGGCGTGTCAGGCGAAGCACTTGCAAATGTTGGAATTGGCCCCTTGCATGGGACTGATATCTCTCAAGAAATGATTACTATCGCGGAAGCGAAGGGTGTATACGAACGCCTTTGGAAATCTAAGCCTGAACACCCCCCCGCGCGCGCTGGTGATTATGCCGCAATCGTTGCGGCCGGTGTCATCAGCGTCGGCGCCGCGCCTCCGGAAACCGTGCCCCTCCTCGCTTCGTGTCTAGCACCTGGAGGACTGTTGGTATTTTCGTTCAACGATCCAACTCTGGCTGATGGCCGATTTGACGCCTGCCTTCAATCGACCATCGATGATGGCACAGTGGCACAGGTGGCGAGAGAAACTGGCCCGCATCTGGAAAACAGCGGCATGAACGCCGACGTGATCTTGCTGCGGCGCCTATGA
- a CDS encoding shikimate kinase, with the protein MTGQHIHSQNNSASTKEPRFALHRTVVMVGMMGSGKTAIGRALANRLNTEFLDSDAEIETAAAASIAEIFARDGEAFFRDREFEVIGRLLSGEPCILSTGGGAFLSERNRRQIHDKGISVWLDADVDLLWERVKNKDTRPLLKTENPRQTLRDLIEARVPFYRQADIAVLTRAGYSIEKTTDKVIEALLARPDVLERAE; encoded by the coding sequence ATGACGGGCCAGCATATTCACAGCCAAAACAATAGCGCATCAACCAAGGAACCGCGCTTTGCGCTTCATCGCACGGTGGTCATGGTCGGGATGATGGGCTCCGGCAAAACGGCAATTGGCCGCGCGTTGGCAAATCGCTTGAACACTGAGTTCCTGGATTCTGATGCGGAGATTGAAACTGCTGCCGCCGCATCCATTGCTGAAATATTCGCAAGGGACGGAGAGGCGTTCTTTCGCGACAGAGAGTTCGAAGTGATTGGGCGTCTGCTTTCTGGTGAACCGTGCATTCTCTCAACCGGTGGAGGTGCATTCTTGTCCGAGCGAAACCGTCGTCAGATTCACGACAAAGGCATTTCAGTCTGGCTGGACGCTGACGTTGATCTGTTGTGGGAAAGGGTGAAAAATAAAGATACCCGCCCGCTTTTGAAAACGGAGAACCCCAGACAAACACTCCGGGATCTGATCGAGGCTCGTGTGCCATTTTACCGTCAAGCAGATATCGCCGTCTTAACGCGGGCAGGCTATTCAATTGAGAAAACAACCGACAAAGTAATCGAGGCATTGCTTGCTCGGCCGGATGTGTTGGAGCGCGCAGAATGA